In the genome of Pseudomonadota bacterium, the window TCCATTGAGTTGTGACAGGTCATCAAGGATTTTATTACCCCGGTAAAATACCCACAGCGGTGTGTAGGTCAGATTGCCAAGAGAAACAAGATCTGATGTTTCCTCAATTTTCGCTATTCCTCCTTGAACGAAACCCGCCTCAACCTTCTGGGATTTGTCCCTTAAGAGTTGCAAATTCTCCACGGCCCCTGATGATAAACGTAATTCAAGTCGGATGTTATCGCGGGCCAGTATCTGCCGGTAACGTTCGCCAAAAAAGGCAAAGGCACCACCTTGCGAGCCGGTGGCCATGATCAGGGATTTTGGTGGAAATGGTTTGACATAATGATAGCTCACCCAGAACAAAAGCGCTACGATCAAGAGGACCGAGATAACAGCAAATGATAAGACCTTTGGAGTTAGTTCCCTGATTTTGTTACGACCCATCGCCTATCCCTCCTCAGCAATATGTATAGAGCAATTACATCAGGTTATGACCGCCGACCATGCTTCTCACTGACCAACCGAGAACTTGTTATTAGATGATCTGAGTATACTGTAATGTCCATTGTAGATCAAGGAGGCCTAATTGCACGATGACGTGGGGCCTTAGGGACGCCCATTAAATTATAACTTTCTTTGCCTTCGTGGCATAATCCCTACTCTCCGCCAAAAAGTGATTTTTGAATTGATCTCCATCATGCCCGCCCCTTTTTATCTATTGTCCTCCAATTTTAATTCAATTTCAAGCTAAAAATCTCCAGTGATATTATTGAATATGGATTGAAATGTTGTATATTCGGAGGTAATGACAAATGCTATCTTAAATTAATTTCCCCTCACCTAAAATACGCTCATTTTGCCTCTTAACGGCCTTTTGCTCAACCAGACTACACGCTGTTTTTGCCCTATACTCTCCGCCCTATACTCTCTGCACCACGCTATTTGCTGCCTTTACTGCCGTATACCTTCCCCTCATCAAAAACCTTCTTGCCTACAACCTTCCAGCCGTCTTTCCAGGCCCTGTAGAAACAACTCCAGAACCCCATATGACATGCTGCCACCCTCTGATCAACGACAAGAAGAAGTGTGTCGTTGTCACAATCCAGATACACAGATTTAACCTTTTGTATATGGCCTGAGGTTTCTCCTTTCAGCCATATCTTATTTCTTGACCTCGAAAAGTAATGCGCCTTTTTAGTCGTCAACGTGAGTTCAAAGGCTTCTCTATTCATATATGCAACCATCAATACATCCTTTGTCTTCTCGTCCTGAACAACAACAGGTACAATCCCTTTTTCATCCCACTTTATGTTTTCCATATCAACTCCTTTATTAGCTGA includes:
- the hisI gene encoding phosphoribosyl-AMP cyclohydrolase; this encodes MENIKWDEKGIVPVVVQDEKTKDVLMVAYMNREAFELTLTTKKAHYFSRSRNKIWLKGETSGHIQKVKSVYLDCDNDTLLLVVDQRVAACHMGFWSCFYRAWKDGWKVVGKKVFDEGKVYGSKGSK